caGGGTATCCCTGCAGCGGTGGCCAGCTTCACCATCGCCAAGAAGAGACACATCGCTGTGAGTGCCGTGTGAGCCTCCCCAGCTGTCCCAAAGAAGGCTTTACACAGAAAGACAGTTTGACATAGAAAACTAGGAACTATGAGTTACTGCCCAGCACTGCtttcaaaatattttcagttCTGCTACTTAAACTGTAACAGATTTAATGCTGTCAAAACCATGTAGAAATTCATCAGATCGTAGAGTTTGGCATTCGGAATATAGAATATTGTGGATCAATGTGTTTTTAGAGACACAATCTTTGATTCTAATAAGTACTTAATTACTATAGTTACCTGTGGTTAAATACTGTGCCCTTGATTGTAGGTGTCAGATTTCCAGGTCCTATTTGTGTCCACATTTGCTGTCACAACCACCTGCTTGGTTTGGTTTGGCTGTAAATTAGTGCTGAACCCCTCTGCCATCAACGTGAGTCTGTTTCTGgacttttttgtgtgtgtatgttaaTATTGCAGTGCACAAACTTATCACTGATCTATGATCATATTAAGGCTGTGCGAATGAAATGCAGACCTGCGAATCACTTTCATACTTTGTGTTGCTTTGCAAATCTCACTTGCTCTGATTTTATCTGTAGTTTACAACACAGATGAATAAATTCACGCATTCTATGAATTATTTACCAGCTGAGTTCTTACCAGTACAATGCCAGTTGTGTAACTAGTTCCATCTGAAAAGCACATCAGACTTGCTCAGAACATATTTCTCCAGAATACGAAGAGGTACTTGAATTATTGAAAAGGCTATGGTGTATAAACCCTCTTAAACCCCTGACATCCACCTACCCCCCATGACCTAGATCAACTTCAACCTCATCCTGCTCATTCTCCTGGAGGTCCTGATGGCCAGCACTGTTATTCTATCTGCCCGCTCTGCAGAGGCTCGCTGCAGCCAAAAAAAGGTGTGTTGTGTGTCTTTAATCACTATGACACCTGCAGTTCAACCAGGATTTTTTTCACCCTCAATTCTAACACACCACATTGGCATCCTTTCCACTCCAGCTGATGACCTATGACAGACCGGTGGTGCTAACACCGCGGACCTTGCCTACCCGCCTGCTCAAGGCCTACTCTGTGAGTCTGCTAGCAGTGTGAAACTGTTCTCCTATCACATCTGGCTCTCCGGCTTCTGTCTGTTTGTGTTGCATCTATACTGTACAAAATATGGTATCAACAGATCTATACTATCAGAATAGTTGCTGGTAAGAAAATGCATAGTAAGAAAATAATTTCTGTTTCACCACACGCTTCCACTCAGGTAATTGAGGTGATAGTAGGCATCTCCGCTGTGTTCGGAGGAATCATTGCTCTCAACATGGATGCCCTCGTCCCTGGGCCCTACCTATCCGTCACATTTTTCTGGATCCTGGTGGCCGTGAGTTTCAtgatgggggggagggtggttgGTATTTTTGTCTTATTTCAGTTATTGAGATTAATTATAGCTTTTCCTGTGTCTCTGCGTGCCTGCAAGTGTTTCCCCAGCGCCATCGCCAGCCACGTGGTGGCAGAATATCCAAACAAGTGTCTGGTGAGTCAACCAGTCTCACACAGCTACAGCAGGCACCGATGAGTCATCACAGAGCGTGGTAGCCAATGAGTAGCTCTGAATTCTCACGGGAACCAAGCAACCTGGGAAACTTTAATCCTTCAGTTAATCATTTGGGAGGGAGAACATGTCTCTGGGCTGGCTATCAATTAGTTGAAAATGTAAATTCCTTGCCTATTGCTCTTTTCTGGGGTATTAGAAATTGATAAATGTGGTtagatattataattataataacattaaaatatatatagcaTATAAAGTATTGCTTTTAGGTGACCTGGGCAAAAGCCAGCCCCATGAtcattgaaatgaaaaaaaattgcatgacattttatgtttaattacCATGAGTAATCACAACTACTTCTACATTCATACCAGAATACAAAAGTGAGCTGCTCCAAAAAAAGAACAAGTCTTCTGTTGTAGATTTCATGGAACATGAAAATAGTCATTACAAGATGGCCGCTGCTGACATGGTGAAGCTCAGATGTGGCTCTGCACAGAAAATAATTGTCCAGATCTGGGTTATTGAGTATAGAGTAGATCCTCGCCCCCGTTACTAAGCAAATTTGAAAGTGTTGTGTTCCTGCAAGTGAGGAGAACACTCTACCATATCCACATTTTTAGCATCTCACTGTTCATTTTTAATGAGTCTCCTTTTTCTCCCTTGGTCCAGTTTTCCCTCAGATTAAGAATGCACTGTAATCGAAGCAGGGCGGCACTAAGTGCCTCTCTGCCCCTCTTCTGCAGGTGGAGGTTCTGATGGTTATCAGCAGCGTTACGTCCCCCCTGCTCTTCTCTGCCTCTGGCTTCCTGTCCTGCAGCTTGCTGAGGTTCGTCGAGATCTTTCTACATGAGGTGCCCATCGCGAAGGTTAGCAATGCTATGCTACGGCAAGCTCCTGTCGCTCTGTAACTCACAGATAATAAAAGCATGGCGACATCGCAATGCAAAAAATTGCTATTGCGTTAAATAAAACCAAGCCAACGGAATATAACAGTTATAATTTCTATAGCAACAATTACAACATATTTGTTCTTAAGCCAGTGCAATATCTCATTTAGcagttgtatgtgtgtgtgtgtgtgtgtgtgtgtgtgtgtgtgtgtgcccccccccccgcagcagTCTTACGACGTCCTGCTGCTCATCCtgatggtgctgctgctggtgcaggctgtgtTGACCCTGGCCACCGTGCTGCACTGCGCATTTTACAAGACGCAGTTCCGCCTGGGGATGCCCGAGTGGGATGAGCGCCCGCAACAGCCCTCGCAGCACCTCCAGGTACACGCGCACtcacatattttatttaaagaatttctttttttttctcagcatTGGAACAGTCACTCTGTGCGCAAGTATGGGATTTTTAAGATAAATTGATTATAATACCAATAAAGGGGAAGCAACAGGTGAAGTGGATTGATAACACTGaaggggtgtgtggctctgtgttaGAACTGTGATCGGAAGGATGTTgattcaaatcctgtggttcgcagagtgatttcactgttgatcttgagcaaggcccttaaccggAATTACTCCCAGGCGTGGCTGTACATcactatataaatggtatgtaGCTCAGTTTTTCACATGGCAAAAACCCAAACAGACTTCTCTTTTTCTCTCCGTCAAACCCTGAAACACAGCAAAACACACCTAATGGGACTATGCATGAGTTTGACAAGGACAAAGCCTGGAAGGCGGTGGTGGTCCAAATGGCTCACTGAAGTGAATGGGGGACGGAGAGCAATGGATGGGGAGGGAATGGGTGGAGAAGGTGGAGTTATGTATTAGGACAGCTGGACAGAGGTGAGGAAAAGATGGTGTACCTATGTCTCTCTGAGGATTGGAACTCGCTTTAACAATCCGCTTACTTCAGTGCATGGTCCGTAGCCCAGACGTCATAGTCACCACCAGAGACACTAATTCTGCTGTGTATCACCTAGGCTGCTCTGATCCCTGTCACTCTGTCCATCATGTAGTGTTGTAGCCTTTCTCAAGATGATGTGTATATTTAGATTTTATATAAACGACTGTTTATATTAGCTAAGGTGGTTTGTATATTAGTGTAGATTTTATTTCAGTATAaatacaatgtattaaaatCCAGGATCACTTGTTGTTTGTTCTGTGGAAGTATGGGTCGAATAAATCCAAGCTCAGAAACCCTGCAAAAAGTTCCCGACCCTCTCTGTTGATGCAAGGGATCAAATATGCTTATCATGGTTCTAATTTTGGATCATACTCAGATTTAATCTCTTTGCGGAGGTCAGAAATCTGCTTTTAAATGTAACCTCACAAAGAGCAGTCATGCACTGTTATACATATTTTGCTTGTTATGAATCAGAAGGAAAAAAGCACTGATCTATAAATCATGCTGTCAGTAAGAAAAAAATGATCCAATGCAAACATGAAAGCATTGAGGGATGGATACAAAGGTTGTGGTATTGGACGGCAACCAGGGGGTCCAGGATGGACCCTGTTGTGAAACTCTAATGTAGCTGTACAAATGCGTAACATTATGTTGTCCAAACAACTAAATATCTAAATGTAAGGTGAAAACACTGCATGTAACAAGGCTAAAGGGGTCACCATtcactcattttaaaatgatgttaaTTTATTGGGAAACCTGGCTCTTTTTGCATGGTTTGAGGCTGCACAGATTAACAGACTGTTCCTCTGGGAGCTGTGGCTGTCTCACAGCTTTTATAGGCTAGGTTAAAGAACCAGAACATGCTCCAGAAACCTCCCCCAGTCTTCTGCTCTGACAGGTTGCCATTCCTGGCAAGGGAGGACCAGGAGAACCCCTAAGTTTCAGCTTGGAAATTTCAGTCTCTGAGGATATATACAGTTTAAGGCCAAAAGTATGGGCATACCAGCTTGTCAAAAATCTACTAAAAATCTACCCAGAAATACTAAAACTAAGGGTAttgatataaaaatatatatgttggTTCAGCATTTGTTACTATAATAGCTATACTAATGTTCTGGGAAAGCACTCCATTAGATACTGGAACATTGCTGCAGGGATTTGCTGCTATTCAAGTTGGGTATTGAAGCCGAGATACAAGTTCCCTTTCTTTGAGCTTCTGTGGCCGACCACTACGCAACTAAACTTGCTTGCAGAAGTTTTGATCTTGACGATCACTTCTTTTGGTATTGATCATGATGGCTCAACCTGTCAAGGTAGAAACTTGGTGAATTAACTTATTTGAAAGATGGCATCCGTGAAGTAGAAAGTCATTCACCTCTTATGTACAGCCACCTGCTATGTACAACTTATGTACAACTATGGCTAATGATTGCTGCAGATTTCATGCATGCGTGCTTAATCTACATCAGCAAAGTACCTGTATTAATCTGTATGAGCACTGGATGTAGCTTAATTAGCTCATTCATATAGTTAATAATGGGCTCCCCATACCtttggccatatagtgtatattgcaAGGGGGGAAATAACTTTCaataagtaaaataataataaaaaacaaacttcattttttatttttttatttttattggacAGAATGCATAAAAATATAACCAAACAAATGATCTGTTAGAAGTAGACTGTTGAAATACATTTGATCAAAATCACATATAAACTgttaatacaaaatacaaaccCTAATAGAAATTGTCTCGTTTTCATGGTTTGAGTCTAAACAATATCCTACCCTAACACAGTGAGGCACCTATGGCATTGAGGACTGGAAGAAACTCTTCTCATTTTCCATTTGTTTACGAAAGATTGAATTAGCTAGGTGTTTATCGATTTTACGCTGATGTCCATCCAGAAGAGACTTGAAGTGCTTTGATGGGTCATGTCCGTCATTGTCTCTCTTGAAAGAATAGTATGCGTTCTTCTGTGTTATGCTTAGATTCTGTCCCAGATAAGCCCAAAGCCTGGCACATGGTAGCAAAGCCACTGCAAAGTATATTGGTTCGTATCCCTGCATCACCTCATGGTAAGTGTTCACATAGGAGACGATTGCCGGCTGAGGATGGATGATTGTCTGGTTCTGCACAGAGGAAATCGGGCGATGTTAGAATTAATGACAAATAATCAAGAATCAATAAAGTGTAAGTTCCTTAATACAATTCAATGAACATCCAATGATGATCAATGACCAAACACAGAAGTGTCTTACCTCTAATGCATACATGTTAAATAAAGAATTTGTGTATGCCTGGTAACTCTTAAATCGATTCTCAAAGAATAGTCTGAGGTCCTGTGGCATTCCCTCCTTCATGCTCATCTTTTGCAGCATGTCTGTGACATTCCTCAGGTAGTACAGATCCTGCACAATGAACGTCAAGTAGAGCTCTGCTGGAAGGCTTCCGTCCTGCATCCTCTGTAAAAACTTAGTCTGCAGTGTGTCTTTAACAATATTGAAGTTCATCTTCCACAAATCCTCATAAAGGCTGGAGCCCTTTTCAGTGTCTAAAAAAGAGCATGGTTGTAAAGATTAGCACACCTTGCCTTTAGAGTTCACGAAAAATCTTTAAACATCAATCAAATGAAACATCATAGGATACTCGTTTATCagtacaaaaaaacatttatgattGGCAAAGAATTCGAGAAAAAAAGTATTTCGAAAAATAGGTGGTTTACTTACATTGTTCTGATGTCCTCTTGGCATGAGGGGATGCAAGAATGCAActttatgcaaaaaaaataaattaaaaataattttatatatatataagtataaGTAATTTAAGGTATAAATCAGATAATTTAAAATGCGTTTGTATAAGTGTGAAAATGTTAAGGCATAAACAACAGctatgaaatttaaattgtGCTGAGATAGTTAtcattacaataaaataattacaacatacaattacaataataaaaagTTACAAATCAAGTTTAATTTTAACTGCAGAAATCCATTAGTAAATAAAAGGGTCATTATGAAAGTAACGTTAACAGTATAGATTTATAGTTTGATGAAATAAGTTGTTTCAGAATTTAATTTCATTAGACAGCTTAATTGATATAGATAATTCAGACACCAAATAAATTAATTGCATGTTTTGTACTATGAGAGGAAATTGGATGTTATGGAGAAaacccacaaaaacacaaaggGAACATACAAAGAGACCTGGGGTAGGTAggactcgaacccacaacctagCTACTTAGTCACCCTGTCAAAATAAAGAAGCTGCTAAAGCAGGGGTCACCAgcctttttgaaactgaaagctacttcacaggtactgagccatacaaagggctaccagtttgaaacgcccttCTAAACTTATCTAAAATTCATGCATAATaaaccatgttggtgacccctgtgcTAAAGGTATTCATCCTTCAGTAAGGGCCTGTCTATTCCACTGACAGCAATAGCAGCAGCACTGTATTAATACAGAAACGTCAATCTTACCAGATGCAGAAAAAGCTGAAGATCAGCAAAGACTTCATCCTGATGTCAGGTTTGTGATATGTTTATGTGCTTTAAGTGTCTGTGATTTCATTGTCTTTCTCTCTGACTCTGGGTTTGTATTTATAGTGTAACAGTCACGTATCCTTCATTACAAAACAACATCCTGGAACATGCAGCAACCGTTTTCCCCACATATTACAACTGCCACTCGTAATTCATTTCTACACataaatgtctaaatatttcTACATGTATTATGCCAGAGTAACCTTATTAAGTAGCATATAGCCattgttttaatttttcttttagtGTCTATATTAGTGTAGTGTAGGGGAGTAGGTGTTGTGGAGCAGGATGAAGCTAGATAAGTGAACCTGGTTTCTAGTCATTAaaatgcatgtgtgagtgtttgccctgtgatgacAAGTGcatcagtccattgcagggcacctGCTCACAAACACTGTGAGGTATATATTCATTCCTTTTTTAATCAGACTTACATTTATGTACACACAGgcctggactggccatctgccATAAcggacattttttttcattggGCCAATGGGTTTGTGGGCAAGAAAATTCATCATGGAATGACATAATCAATGATGTTTGAAGCTTCATGTGTGAAGTCCCACCCAAATAGTTTATGAAATGTGTTGAATCTGACGAGTACTGAATCAAACAGAAATGCCTCACTTGTTGGTTTGTATTGAAAAGAGGATTGTGGATTCCGAGTACATAGTGTTAATATGGAGCCATTTTTATCAGTTTCGAAAAAATTCCAAACAAATATTTCTCACAATATGGTAGGTGAATTTTATTTGATATCCAGCCATTGCCATTTACATAGGCTAGTATAAAATGTCTCATGTGTTAATGTGAAATCCTAATCATACAATGTGTAATCTCATCTTATTCCACAGGTACCAATAAATATTATTCCTGAATAAAAATTCTTGACCTTTCTCTTCCAGCATAGGTTGCCTTATAACACCCACACTGCCCTCTCAGTTAACACAAGCACTGTTCTCAGATCTGCATTCAGTTTGCAGTAGCAGCATTAACACCTCTCTGCCGATTTTCAGATCCCTGTGCCCAGTTACGTACTATTCAATGACAACTGTCTGTCACAATTGCTATACAAGATCATATGAGACACATACAGTATGCTGGTGCACAGAATTAGGGGATCATAAGTGTTAGAGTGTGTGGTTTCAAAACTGCAATGACAAAGAAACACTAGGTTGTTTTCTGCATTCACATTTGCTCCTACAtaataacatttttaataaaaactatATTTCTTATCCCCAGTTCTATCCactacacacagaaagtggTGATAGTTCATGTTCTGTACTGCTTATGTTGTAAAGGGAGCAAGATGAAGGACGCAGGAGCATTAATCAAGGCAAAGGGTTTATTCTGAATCAATAGGAAGGAAAACAAAGGGATCGCAggggagcacaggactgggaagcacttataACATGGACTAACAAGGAAGCAtaatgagaggcagctggaggtATTCACAGAAGAAGCaggaatgagaggtaagacTAATACGCATACTAGAGAAGGAAACAGAAGGATCGGCTCAGCAAGGCATGACAGCTTAATTGTATTGCAAAactgaaataatgtttttttggtAACAAAGCTGAAAGACTCAAACTAAATTAATGCTCTTTTGGGAACTAGGGCTCTAAAGACAACGGCTCAAGTTAAAAATCTTCAGCATCCCCATCAAATCTGTAATTAAGGTATCATTTTATCATCTTCAAAATATGTCC
The nucleotide sequence above comes from Paramormyrops kingsleyae isolate MSU_618 chromosome 3, PKINGS_0.4, whole genome shotgun sequence. Encoded proteins:
- the mlc1 gene encoding membrane protein MLC1 isoform X2, translating into METQLRVDQSTRSPPTAPREELLAREEFSYERAGPQERPSGLAGRRAERERPDRDSYTVDVHASDLQLPQAQPLHPCLSYRAWLYSVLIGGSLLITAGFSLYLGNIFPAAMDYLRCAAGSGIPAAVASFTIAKKRHIAVSDFQVLFVSTFAVTTTCLVWFGCKLVLNPSAININFNLILLILLEVLMASTVILSARSAEARCSQKKLMTYDRPVVLTPRTLPTRLLKAYSVIEVIVGISAVFGGIIALNMDALVPGPYLSVTFFWILVACFPSAIASHVVAEYPNKCLVEVLMVISSVTSPLLFSASGFLSCSLLRFVEIFLHEVPIAKSYDVLLLILMVLLLVQAVLTLATVLHCAFYKTQFRLGMPEWDERPQQPSQHLQQNTPNGTMHEFDKDKAWKAVVVQMAH
- the mlc1 gene encoding membrane protein MLC1 isoform X1, producing METQLRVDQSTRSPPTAPREELLAREEFSYERAGPQERPSGLAGRRAERERPDRDSYTVDVHASDLQLPQAQPLHPCLSYRAWLYSVLIGGSLLITAGFSLYLGNIFPAAMDYLRCAAGSGIPAAVASFTIAKKRHIAVSDFQVLFVSTFAVTTTCLVWFGCKLVLNPSAININFNLILLILLEVLMASTVILSARSAEARCSQKKLMTYDRPVVLTPRTLPTRLLKAYSVIEVIVGISAVFGGIIALNMDALVPGPYLSVTFFWILVACFPSAIASHVVAEYPNKCLVEVLMVISSVTSPLLFSASGFLSCSLLRFVEIFLHEVPIAKQSYDVLLLILMVLLLVQAVLTLATVLHCAFYKTQFRLGMPEWDERPQQPSQHLQQNTPNGTMHEFDKDKAWKAVVVQMAH
- the LOC111838798 gene encoding uncharacterized protein, which produces MKSLLIFSFFCICCILASPHAKRTSEQYTEKGSSLYEDLWKMNFNIVKDTLQTKFLQRMQDGSLPAELYLTFIVQDLYYLRNVTDMLQKMSMKEGMPQDLRLFFENRFKSYQAYTNSLFNMYALENQTIIHPQPAIVSYVNTYHEVMQGYEPIYFAVALLPCARLWAYLGQNLSITQKNAYYSFKRDNDGHDPSKHFKSLLDGHQRKIDKHLANSIFRKQMENEKSFFQSSMP